CCGGGTATACCGGGGTATTACCTATGATACAAGCAGTATTGAACGGCTTTACCTGGAGATTGTAGTCCGTGACGTAAATCTGGAAAAAACCATTCAGGCGCTGCTGGACTCTGCAGCCACCGGAAAGGTGGGCGACGGGAAGATTTTTGTTTCTACACTGGATGAGAGTATCCGAATCCGCACCGGTGAGAAAGGGGATGAATCGCTCTATATAAAAGACTGATTAGCTAAGTATTAACAGAATTAAACAAGCATATTATGGAAGATATTACAACCGTCGTTTCTGAATTTGCCGTTTCCATCGACACCATATGGATTCTGATT
This window of the Bacteroidales bacterium genome carries:
- a CDS encoding P-II family nitrogen regulator, producing MKKIEAIIRKTKFEEVKETLHNNGIEFFSFWDARGVGMARESRVYRGITYDTSSIERLYLEIVVRDVNLEKTIQALLDSAATGKVGDGKIFVSTLDESIRIRTGEKGDESLYIKD